The following coding sequences lie in one Saccharopolyspora hordei genomic window:
- a CDS encoding PH domain-containing protein — protein MSETPQQPEQPETHPADEAPASSQPEQPPLPKSLTFRITPVSLLAVVAVLVCATPLAWGAYPWGLLVYLVPLGLAWWILRTRTTVSPERIAVRTALGSNRFDWDQVASLRLDEKRWLKAVLSSGQEVTLPAVRVRDLPRLSVMSGGRLPNPEAQE, from the coding sequence GTGAGCGAGACCCCGCAGCAGCCCGAGCAGCCCGAGACCCACCCGGCCGACGAGGCCCCGGCGAGCTCCCAGCCGGAGCAGCCGCCGCTGCCGAAGTCGCTGACGTTCCGGATCACCCCGGTGTCGCTGCTCGCCGTGGTCGCCGTCCTCGTCTGCGCCACCCCGTTGGCCTGGGGCGCCTACCCGTGGGGCCTGCTCGTCTACCTGGTCCCGCTGGGCCTGGCCTGGTGGATCCTGCGCACCCGGACCACGGTCAGCCCCGAGCGGATCGCGGTGCGCACGGCGCTGGGCAGCAACCGGTTCGACTGGGACCAGGTCGCCTCGCTGCGCCTGGACGAGAAGCGGTGGCTGAAGGCGGTGCTCTCCTCCGGCCAGGAGGTCACCCTGCCCGCGGTGCGGGTGCGCGACCTGCCCCGCCTGTCGGTGATGAGCGGTGGGCGGCTGCCCAACCCGGAGGCGCAGGAGTAA
- a CDS encoding acetolactate synthase large subunit, with product MTSANTRQNPVPAPPPGRRPKPAPPSGAPVKVTGAQALVRSLESVGCEIVFGIPGGTILPSYDPLLDSQKVRHVLVRHEQGAGHAATGYAQATGKVGVCMATSGPGATNLVTALADAHMDSVPVVAITGQQSTALIGSDAFQEADICGITLPITKHNFLVTDPADIPRTIAEAFYIASSGRPGPVLVDIPKNVQTATTSFSWPPEMKLPGYRPTSKPHGKQVREAAKLITEAQRPVLYVGGGVIKAEAHAELRELAERTGIPVVTTLMARGAFPDSHPQHLGMPGMHGTVAAVTAMQRADLLIALGARFDDRVTGQLSSFAPEAKVVHADIDPAEISKNRHADVPIVGDCKDVLTELIEAVANATADHGTADLTAWWAQLNDWRERFPLGYEWPADGSLSPEYVIERLGELVGPDAIYAAGVGQHQMWAAQFIGYENPRTWLNSGGLGTMGYAVPAAMGAKAGAPDKVVWAIDGDGCFQMTNQELATCAIEELPIKVAVINNGNLGMVRQWQNLFYAERYSHSDLGTHKHRIPDFKLLAEAYGCAGLRCESKEDVDSVIQRAMEIDDRPVVIDFVVGADAQVWPMVPAGTSNDEIMAARNVRPQFEDEE from the coding sequence ATGACCAGCGCCAATACCAGGCAGAATCCGGTCCCGGCGCCCCCGCCTGGACGCCGCCCCAAGCCCGCACCGCCCAGCGGTGCCCCTGTGAAGGTCACCGGTGCGCAGGCACTGGTGCGTTCGCTGGAGTCCGTTGGTTGTGAGATCGTCTTCGGCATCCCGGGCGGCACCATCCTCCCGTCCTACGACCCGTTGCTCGACTCCCAGAAGGTGCGCCACGTGCTGGTCCGGCACGAGCAGGGCGCCGGGCACGCCGCCACCGGGTACGCCCAGGCCACCGGCAAGGTCGGGGTGTGCATGGCGACCTCCGGGCCGGGTGCGACCAACCTCGTCACCGCGCTGGCCGACGCGCACATGGACTCGGTGCCGGTCGTGGCCATCACCGGCCAGCAGAGCACCGCGCTGATCGGCTCCGACGCCTTCCAGGAAGCCGACATCTGCGGCATCACGCTGCCCATCACCAAGCACAACTTCCTGGTCACCGACCCCGCGGACATCCCGCGCACCATCGCCGAGGCGTTCTACATCGCCTCCAGCGGCCGTCCCGGCCCGGTGCTGGTCGACATCCCCAAGAACGTCCAGACCGCCACCACCTCGTTCTCCTGGCCGCCGGAGATGAAGCTGCCGGGCTACCGGCCCACCAGCAAGCCGCACGGCAAGCAGGTCCGGGAGGCCGCCAAGCTGATCACCGAGGCGCAGCGCCCGGTGCTCTACGTCGGCGGCGGCGTGATCAAGGCCGAGGCGCACGCCGAGCTGCGCGAGCTGGCCGAGCGCACCGGCATCCCGGTGGTCACCACGCTCATGGCGCGCGGTGCGTTCCCCGACTCGCACCCGCAGCACCTGGGCATGCCCGGCATGCACGGCACGGTCGCCGCGGTCACCGCGATGCAGCGCGCCGACCTGCTCATCGCGCTGGGCGCCCGCTTCGACGACCGGGTCACCGGCCAGCTGTCGTCGTTCGCGCCGGAGGCCAAGGTGGTGCACGCCGACATCGACCCGGCGGAGATCTCCAAGAACCGCCACGCGGACGTGCCGATCGTCGGCGACTGCAAGGACGTGCTCACCGAGCTGATCGAGGCGGTCGCCAACGCCACCGCCGACCACGGCACCGCGGACCTGACCGCCTGGTGGGCCCAGCTCAACGACTGGCGCGAGCGCTTCCCGCTGGGCTACGAGTGGCCCGCCGACGGCAGCCTGTCGCCGGAGTACGTCATCGAGCGGCTGGGCGAGCTGGTCGGGCCGGACGCCATCTACGCGGCCGGGGTCGGGCAGCACCAGATGTGGGCCGCCCAGTTCATCGGCTACGAGAACCCGCGCACCTGGCTCAACTCCGGTGGCCTGGGCACCATGGGCTACGCCGTGCCGGCCGCGATGGGCGCCAAGGCCGGCGCGCCGGACAAGGTGGTGTGGGCCATCGACGGCGACGGCTGCTTCCAGATGACCAACCAGGAGCTGGCCACCTGCGCCATCGAGGAGCTGCCCATCAAGGTGGCCGTCATCAACAACGGCAACCTCGGTATGGTCCGGCAGTGGCAGAACCTCTTCTACGCCGAGCGCTACTCACACAGTGACCTCGGGACCCACAAGCACCGCATCCCGGACTTCAAGCTGCTGGCCGAGGCCTACGGCTGCGCGGGCCTGCGGTGCGAGTCCAAGGAGGACGTCGACAGCGTCATCCAGCGGGCGATGGAGATCGACGACCGACCCGTCGTGATCGACTTCGTGGTGGGTGCGGACGCCCAGGTGTGGCCGATGGTGCCCGCCGGGACGAGCAACGACGAGATCATGGCGGCGCGCAACGTCCGCCCGCAGTTCGAGGACGAGGAGTGA
- the ilvN gene encoding acetolactate synthase small subunit: MSRHTLSVLVENVPGVLARVSGLFSRRSFNIESLAVGPTEHPEISRMTIVVAVNEQPLEQVTKQLNKLVNVIKIVELEPEASVQRELLLVKVRADASVRSQVLETVQLFRAKVVDVSPEALTIEATGTADKLDALLRMLEPYGVREMVQSGTIAIGRGPRSITATAVR; the protein is encoded by the coding sequence ATGAGCCGACACACGCTCAGCGTGCTGGTGGAGAACGTCCCCGGTGTCCTGGCCCGGGTCTCCGGGCTGTTCTCCCGGCGCAGCTTCAACATCGAGTCGCTCGCCGTCGGCCCGACCGAGCACCCGGAGATCTCCCGGATGACGATCGTGGTCGCGGTCAACGAGCAGCCGCTGGAACAGGTCACCAAGCAGCTCAACAAGCTGGTCAACGTCATCAAGATCGTGGAGCTGGAGCCGGAGGCGTCGGTCCAGCGGGAGCTGCTGCTGGTGAAGGTCCGCGCCGACGCCTCGGTGCGCAGCCAGGTGCTGGAGACGGTGCAGCTGTTCCGCGCGAAGGTGGTGGACGTCTCGCCGGAGGCGCTGACCATCGAGGCCACCGGTACCGCCGATAAGCTCGACGCGTTGCTGCGAATGCTGGAACCGTACGGCGTCCGCGAGATGGTGCAGTCGGGCACGATCGCGATCGGTCGGGGTCCGCGCTCCATCACGGCCACAGCAGTGCGCTGA
- the ilvC gene encoding ketol-acid reductoisomerase, whose amino-acid sequence MAVEIFYDADADLGIVQGRKVAVIGYGSQGHAHALSLRDSGVDVRIGLPEGSKSRAKAEEDGLKVLTPSEAAAEADLIMILAPDTKQREIYANDIAPNLSKGDALFFGHGFNIRYGLIQPPADVDVAMVAPKGPGHLVRRQFVDGKGVPCLIAVEQDASGGAQALALSYAAAIGGARAGVIKTTFKEETETDLFGEQAVLCGGTSALVQAGFETLVEAGYQPEIAYFEVLHELKLIVDLMWEGGIAGQRYSCSDTAEYGDLTRGPRVIDSHVKENMRKVLAEIQDGSFAKEWVAEDEAGRPNFTKLQAEGNAHQIEEVGKKLRSLMSWTNK is encoded by the coding sequence ATGGCAGTTGAAATCTTCTACGACGCGGACGCCGACCTGGGCATCGTGCAGGGCCGCAAGGTCGCGGTCATCGGCTACGGCAGCCAGGGCCACGCGCACGCGCTGAGCCTGCGCGACTCCGGCGTCGACGTCCGGATCGGTCTGCCGGAGGGCTCCAAGTCGCGCGCCAAGGCGGAGGAGGACGGCCTGAAGGTCCTCACCCCGTCCGAGGCCGCCGCCGAGGCCGACCTGATCATGATCCTGGCGCCCGACACCAAGCAGCGCGAGATCTACGCCAACGACATCGCGCCGAACCTGTCCAAGGGCGACGCGCTGTTCTTCGGCCACGGCTTCAACATCCGCTACGGCCTGATCCAGCCGCCGGCCGACGTGGACGTCGCCATGGTCGCCCCGAAGGGGCCGGGCCACCTGGTGCGCCGCCAGTTCGTGGACGGCAAGGGCGTGCCGTGCCTGATCGCCGTGGAGCAGGACGCCTCCGGCGGCGCGCAGGCGCTCGCGCTGTCCTACGCCGCGGCCATCGGCGGTGCCCGGGCCGGCGTCATCAAGACCACCTTCAAGGAGGAGACCGAGACCGACCTGTTCGGTGAGCAGGCGGTCCTCTGCGGTGGTACCTCGGCGCTGGTCCAGGCCGGCTTCGAGACCCTGGTCGAGGCGGGCTACCAGCCGGAGATCGCCTACTTCGAGGTGCTGCACGAGCTGAAGCTGATCGTCGACCTCATGTGGGAGGGCGGCATCGCCGGCCAGCGCTACTCCTGCAGCGACACCGCCGAGTACGGCGACCTCACCCGCGGCCCGCGCGTGATCGACTCGCACGTCAAGGAGAACATGCGCAAGGTCCTGGCCGAGATCCAGGACGGCTCCTTCGCCAAGGAGTGGGTGGCCGAGGACGAGGCCGGTCGCCCGAACTTCACCAAGCTGCAGGCCGAGGGCAACGCCCACCAGATCGAAGAGGTCGGCAAGAAGCTGCGCTCGCTGATGTCCTGGACCAACAAGTGA
- a CDS encoding DUF397 domain-containing protein: MVSENEIVDDKAHIRDRLDFSKAEWITSTDDPDEPGVEIAFVDGYVGMRNGADPDGPVLVFTPAEWDAFVAGAKDGEFDEP; encoded by the coding sequence ATCGTGAGTGAGAACGAGATCGTCGACGACAAGGCGCACATCCGCGACCGGCTGGACTTTTCGAAGGCGGAGTGGATCACCAGCACCGACGACCCCGACGAGCCCGGCGTGGAGATCGCGTTCGTCGACGGCTACGTCGGCATGCGCAACGGGGCGGACCCGGACGGGCCCGTCCTGGTCTTCACCCCGGCGGAGTGGGACGCGTTCGTCGCCGGGGCCAAGGACGGCGAGTTCGACGAGCCGTGA
- the serA gene encoding phosphoglycerate dehydrogenase, translating into MTNASRPVVLIAEKLAPTVIDALGDGVEIRNVDGTDRPALLDAVAEADALLVRSATKVDAEVLSAAKKLKVVARAGVGLDNVEVPAATERGVMVVNAPTSNIVSAAEHAVALLLAVARNVPQADASLKGGAWKRSAYTGVELNGKTVGVVGLGKIGQLFAQRVAAFGTKLIAYDPYVSPARAAQLGIELVSLDELLSRADAISIHLPKTAETLGLIGAEELKKAKPGMLIVNAARGGLIDEDALVDALRNGQVGGAAIDVFKTEPTTESPLFELDNVVVTPHLGASTREAQDRAGTDVARSVRLALRGDFVPDAVNVQGGAVGEEVRPYLSLTQKLGQLLAALLGTTPSSVTIEARGELADEDVSVLQLAALRGVFSGAVESQVTFVNAPQLAEELGVQVEIETSPESPNHRSVVTVRAGLSDGRTARVSGALSGSNQVEKLVEVNGRHFDLRAEGNVLLLEYPDRPGVMGKVGTLLGEVGVNIEAATVSQTTERSDAIMLLRVDRPVEPGVLEPIGAAVGARIVRTVTFE; encoded by the coding sequence GTGACCAATGCAAGCCGTCCTGTCGTCCTGATCGCCGAGAAGTTGGCTCCGACCGTGATCGACGCCCTCGGGGACGGCGTCGAGATCCGCAACGTGGACGGCACGGACCGGCCGGCGTTGCTCGACGCCGTCGCTGAGGCCGACGCGCTGCTGGTCCGCTCCGCCACCAAGGTCGACGCCGAGGTGCTGTCCGCGGCGAAGAAGCTCAAGGTCGTCGCCCGCGCCGGGGTGGGCCTGGACAACGTCGAGGTTCCGGCCGCCACCGAGCGCGGCGTGATGGTGGTCAACGCGCCGACCTCCAACATCGTCTCCGCGGCCGAGCACGCGGTGGCCCTGCTGCTGGCGGTGGCCCGCAACGTGCCGCAGGCCGACGCGAGCCTCAAGGGCGGGGCCTGGAAGCGCAGCGCCTACACCGGCGTCGAGCTCAACGGCAAGACCGTCGGCGTGGTCGGCCTGGGCAAGATCGGCCAGCTGTTCGCGCAGCGGGTGGCCGCCTTCGGCACCAAGCTGATCGCCTACGACCCCTACGTCTCGCCGGCCCGCGCCGCCCAGCTGGGCATCGAGCTGGTGTCGCTGGACGAGCTGCTCTCCCGTGCCGACGCGATCTCCATCCACCTGCCCAAGACCGCCGAGACGCTGGGCCTGATCGGCGCCGAGGAGCTGAAGAAGGCCAAGCCCGGCATGCTCATCGTCAACGCCGCCCGCGGTGGCCTCATCGACGAGGACGCGCTGGTCGACGCGCTGCGCAACGGCCAGGTCGGCGGCGCGGCGATCGACGTGTTCAAGACCGAGCCGACCACCGAGAGCCCGCTGTTCGAGCTGGACAACGTGGTGGTCACCCCGCACCTGGGCGCGTCCACCCGGGAGGCCCAGGACCGCGCGGGCACCGACGTGGCCCGCTCGGTGCGGCTGGCGCTGCGCGGCGACTTCGTGCCGGACGCGGTCAACGTCCAGGGCGGTGCGGTCGGTGAGGAGGTCCGCCCGTACCTGTCGCTGACCCAGAAGCTCGGCCAGCTGCTGGCCGCGCTGCTGGGCACCACGCCGAGCTCGGTGACCATCGAGGCGCGCGGCGAGCTGGCCGACGAGGACGTCTCGGTGCTGCAGCTGGCGGCGCTGCGCGGCGTGTTCTCCGGTGCGGTGGAGAGCCAGGTGACCTTCGTCAACGCCCCGCAGCTCGCCGAGGAGCTGGGCGTGCAGGTGGAGATCGAGACCTCCCCGGAGAGCCCGAACCACCGCAGCGTCGTGACGGTGCGCGCGGGGCTCTCGGACGGCCGCACCGCGCGCGTGTCGGGTGCGCTGTCCGGCTCGAACCAGGTGGAGAAGCTGGTGGAGGTCAACGGCCGCCACTTCGACCTGCGGGCCGAGGGCAACGTGCTGCTGCTGGAGTACCCGGACCGCCCGGGCGTGATGGGCAAGGTCGGCACCCTGCTCGGCGAGGTCGGCGTGAACATCGAGGCGGCGACGGTCAGCCAGACCACCGAGCGC